A window of Strigops habroptila isolate Jane chromosome 5, bStrHab1.2.pri, whole genome shotgun sequence contains these coding sequences:
- the IPMK gene encoding inositol polyphosphate multikinase isoform X5 produces the protein MVSKNAVCRFGKQEPVRLSIRLVYDSDCCDSVLLELREYLPKYFGVWSPPTAPNDTYLKLEDVTRKFKKPCIMDVKIGQKSYDPYASAEKIQQQVSKYPLMEEIGFLVLGMRVYHVSSDSYETQNQHYGRSLTKETVKDGISKFFHSGYCLRKDVIAASIRKVEKILEWFEGQKQLNFYASSLLFVYEGSCQPPTMRLGDVTLAEKRGVPKGLLSGGDVLEYNNNIHVINSTENGKIEASVGKGLSKFYALHKKAYSKRHHSQLSLKVENLEQDNVWKSSTCITQEHLNGNVIPQLEKVFCHMPADIKESANVEVRMIDFAHVFPSNTKDEGYIYGLKNLITVLQNILDN, from the exons ATGGTGAGCAAGAATGCTGTTTGCAGGTTTGGGAAGCAAGAGCCAGTACGCTTGTCCATCAGACTG GTTTATGACTCCGACTGTTGCGACAGCGTTCTTCTGGAGCTGCGAGAATATCTGCCAAAATACTTTGGTGTCTGGTCACCACCTACTGCACCAAATG ATACATATCTAAAACTGGAAGATGTGACCCGTAAGTTTAAAAAGCCTTGCATAATGGATGTAAAAATAGGTCAGAAAAGTTATGATCCATATGCTTCAGCTGAGAAGATACAGCAGCAGGTCAGCAAGTACCCGCTGATGGAAGAGATTGGCTTTTTGGTACTTGGCATGAGG GTTTACCATGTCTCTTCGGACAGCTATGAGACGCAAAACCAGCACTATGGAAGGAGCTTGACAAAGGAAACAGTAAAGGATG GCATCTCAAAGTTTTTCCACAGTGGGTACTGCTTGAGAAAAGATGTGATTGCTGCTAGTATTCGGAAGGTTGAAAAAATTTTGGAGTGGTTTGAAGGCCAGAAGCAACTTAACTTTTATGCAAGCTCATTGCTGTTTGTTTATGAAGGTTCATGTCAGCCACCAACCATGCGATTGGGTGATGTCACCTtggcagagaagagaggagtGCCCAAAGGACTGTTATCAGGTGGAGATGTACTGgagtataataataatattcaCGTAATAAATTCTacagagaatggaaaaattGAGGCCTCTGTAGGTAAAGGCTTGTCCAAATTTTATGCACTTCACAAAAAGGCATACTCAAAGAGGCATCACAGTCAACTCTCACTAAAAGTTGAAAACTTGGAGCAAGACAACgtgtggaaaagcagcacatgcaTTACGCAGGAGCATCTGAACGGAAACGTTATACCCCAACTGGAGAAAGTTTTCTGTCACATGCCAGCAGACATAAAGGAAAGTGCAAATGTAGAAGTCCGAATGATAGATTTTGCTCATGTGTTTCCTAGCAACACAAAGGATGAGGGCTACATTTATGGTCTGAAGAATTTAATCACagtacttcaaaatattttggataaCTAA
- the IPMK gene encoding inositol polyphosphate multikinase isoform X4 codes for MHCSNRAVLGTEVVKIDENWSYHPSSKEVYDSDCCDSVLLELREYLPKYFGVWSPPTAPNDTYLKLEDVTRKFKKPCIMDVKIGQKSYDPYASAEKIQQQVSKYPLMEEIGFLVLGMRVYHVSSDSYETQNQHYGRSLTKETVKDGISKFFHSGYCLRKDVIAASIRKVEKILEWFEGQKQLNFYASSLLFVYEGSCQPPTMRLGDVTLAEKRGVPKGLLSGGDVLEYNNNIHVINSTENGKIEASVGKGLSKFYALHKKAYSKRHHSQLSLKVENLEQDNVWKSSTCITQEHLNGNVIPQLEKVFCHMPADIKESANVEVRMIDFAHVFPSNTKDEGYIYGLKNLITVLQNILDN; via the exons ATGCATTGCAGTAACAGAGCGGTCCTTGGCACAGAAGTTGTAAAGATAGATGAGAACTGGTCGTACCATCCTTCTTCAAAGGAG GTTTATGACTCCGACTGTTGCGACAGCGTTCTTCTGGAGCTGCGAGAATATCTGCCAAAATACTTTGGTGTCTGGTCACCACCTACTGCACCAAATG ATACATATCTAAAACTGGAAGATGTGACCCGTAAGTTTAAAAAGCCTTGCATAATGGATGTAAAAATAGGTCAGAAAAGTTATGATCCATATGCTTCAGCTGAGAAGATACAGCAGCAGGTCAGCAAGTACCCGCTGATGGAAGAGATTGGCTTTTTGGTACTTGGCATGAGG GTTTACCATGTCTCTTCGGACAGCTATGAGACGCAAAACCAGCACTATGGAAGGAGCTTGACAAAGGAAACAGTAAAGGATG GCATCTCAAAGTTTTTCCACAGTGGGTACTGCTTGAGAAAAGATGTGATTGCTGCTAGTATTCGGAAGGTTGAAAAAATTTTGGAGTGGTTTGAAGGCCAGAAGCAACTTAACTTTTATGCAAGCTCATTGCTGTTTGTTTATGAAGGTTCATGTCAGCCACCAACCATGCGATTGGGTGATGTCACCTtggcagagaagagaggagtGCCCAAAGGACTGTTATCAGGTGGAGATGTACTGgagtataataataatattcaCGTAATAAATTCTacagagaatggaaaaattGAGGCCTCTGTAGGTAAAGGCTTGTCCAAATTTTATGCACTTCACAAAAAGGCATACTCAAAGAGGCATCACAGTCAACTCTCACTAAAAGTTGAAAACTTGGAGCAAGACAACgtgtggaaaagcagcacatgcaTTACGCAGGAGCATCTGAACGGAAACGTTATACCCCAACTGGAGAAAGTTTTCTGTCACATGCCAGCAGACATAAAGGAAAGTGCAAATGTAGAAGTCCGAATGATAGATTTTGCTCATGTGTTTCCTAGCAACACAAAGGATGAGGGCTACATTTATGGTCTGAAGAATTTAATCACagtacttcaaaatattttggataaCTAA